A region from the Bacteroidota bacterium genome encodes:
- a CDS encoding methylated-DNA--[protein]-cysteine S-methyltransferase — MTSEQINIQYYKSPVGEIILGSFNGKLCLADWRYRRMRTTIDSRIKKYFDAEYIEESSEVIENTISQFEEYFDGKREEFNIPIAFAGSDFQKSVWEELMKVPYGKTDTYLGLSKKLKNEKAIRAVASANGANAIAIIIPCHRIIGSKGELVGYAGGLNVKKRLLQLESQNQNTEQLELF; from the coding sequence ATGACTTCAGAACAAATCAACATACAATACTACAAATCGCCGGTAGGAGAAATAATCCTCGGCTCATTCAATGGTAAACTGTGCCTGGCCGACTGGCGTTACCGCAGAATGCGAACTACAATTGATTCAAGAATTAAGAAGTATTTCGATGCCGAATATATTGAAGAGTCTTCAGAAGTAATAGAAAATACTATTTCGCAGTTCGAAGAGTATTTTGATGGGAAACGCGAAGAGTTCAATATCCCCATAGCATTCGCAGGCAGTGATTTTCAAAAATCAGTATGGGAAGAATTGATGAAAGTGCCATACGGCAAAACAGATACATACTTAGGCCTGTCTAAAAAACTTAAAAACGAAAAAGCAATTAGGGCTGTAGCTTCTGCAAACGGGGCAAATGCAATTGCTATTATTATTCCCTGCCACCGAATTATAGGCAGCAAAGGCGAACTCGTAGGTTATGCAGGAGGACTGAATGTTAAGAAAAGGCTTTTGCAGCTTGAATCTCAAAATCAAAACACAGAACAACTGGAATTGTTTTGA